Part of the Chitinophaga parva genome is shown below.
GGCGCCGGGGTTCATGCCTTCACCTATATTGTCTACATACAGGTATTTACCATCGGAAATTACGCTTTCAGGAAAGGTAAGGCCCTGGTCCTGGGCGCTGGCGCTAAGGCACAGCAGGCTGGCGCCGGCCAGCAGCAAGTGTTTGAAACTGGAATGCATAAGAGTTTTGATTTAGGGTATGTTTACAATGGCAAAGCTACAGCAGGATGCCGGCGCAGGGGTAACGGGATCGGCTCACATAATTGCTTTTTTAGTGCGCACGGCGTTGGGCGTGCACCCGTAGTGGGTCTTGAAGATGCGGATGAAGTGGGGCACGTTTTCAAAACCGCATTCCAGTGCTATTTCCGATACATTTTTATTACTGTTGTTCAGGAGCATGTGTGCATGCGCCAGTCTTTGCTCATTGATCCATTTCTTGGGCGGGCACTGGTAGCGCTGCTGGAAGTCCCGTTTAAAAGAAGCCAGGCTGCGCCCGGAAAGCTGCGCCAGTTCTTCAATGGTAAGGGGCTGTAGCAAGTGGTGGCGCACAATGTATTCAATGTCTGCCGGCTGTTGCTGCACCACGCTTTTTACATAACTCCACACCGCTTCCTTTTGCGGACCGGCCAGCAGCAGCAGGAATAACTCCTGCAGTTTCAGTTGCAGCAGGGGCTCAGGATTTTCCAGCACGGTTTCAAAGTATTGTTTGTATTGCTCACGGAAGCTGTGCAGGAGCGGGTTTTGGGTGAAGAGCACCACGTGGTGGTCCGACGGGGGCGCCTGCAAATGTGCATGTTCCGCACCATACTGGCGGAAGAATTTCTGCAGGAAGTTATCGTCAAAAAAGATGATCAGCGCTTCATAATAGGTATCGTCCGGGATGCAATCAGACATGGCATACTGCCCGCGCTTGAGCAGCAATACATCATTGCCCCGCACAATAATATCCTGGTCCGGCAGGTGCAGGTGCTTCTCCCCGCGGATGATAAAAATAAACTTGTGCTGGGCCAGGAATACGCTACGGCGGCTGCTTTCATACTGCTGGCGGTACAGGGCATAGGGCACGCCTTTGGCCTTGAGAAAGACCATGCCTGCCGCATCTTCGAGTATCAGTGGTGTTGCCATATCATTCAATTTCATCCAGCAGTACCCCCGTGGGGCTCACCTGCAAACGGTGCATGACGCCGCATTTCAGGGCAAAGTTATTCTTTTGGTGGCCAACCGGGAAATTGAAGCACACGGGGTAGTGTTTGTCCTTCACCTTTTCCATTACAATATCGTATACGGTCCTGCCAAATTCTTCCCCGGGGTCATCGGACTTCAGGCGGTTAAAGCCGCCAATGACCAGGCCTGCCAGGTTATCCAGCTTCCTGGCGCGCTGCAGGTTGTTGAACATGCGGTCCAGGCTGTACAGGTATTCACCCACTTCTTCCAGGAAAAGGATCTTGCCTTGCGTATCTATTTCGGAATCGGTGGCCATTACGCTTTGTATCATAGACAGGTTGCCACCGGTGAGCACGCCGCTGGCGGTACCGTTGCGGTTATTGGCGTCTGCATCGGCGCTGTAGTGCATGCGCTGGCCGGTGAGTGCCTGGCGGATGGATTCAATGGTTTCCTGCACAATGGGCTCAGCCTTGCGGAAATCGTCCGGGAAACTGTTGCACATCTTGGAGTGCAGGGTGGCAATGCTGAAATGCCGGCTGATGTGGCAATGCAGCACCGTAATATCGCTGAATCCAATGACCCATTTGGGCCTGCGCCGGAATTTGGTGAAGTCCAGCCCATCCACAATGCGCGCCGCCCCGTAGCCCCCGCGGGCGCACATGATGGCCTTGATGTCCGGATCGTCCAGCATGGCCTGCAGGTCTGCACAGCGCAACGGGTCCGTGCCGCCAAAGGAGTAATCACGGGCATCCACGGTTTTGCCCATACGGATCCTGAAACCCCATTGCTGCATCAGCTGTACGGCGGGCATTATGTCCACGCGGCTGATATAACCTGCCGGGCAGGTAATGCCGATGAGATCGCCCGGTTTCAGGTATGGAGGGATGGGGCCTGCGGCCAATGCAGGTTGCAAAGGGGGGGCGGCCTGCGGCCAATGTGCCTCCGTGTGCGCAGCCTGCCCGGCTGCCCGGACCGGCCACCAGGGCAGGCTGGCGCCCAATCCGAATAAGCCTGATAAAAAATGCTTGCGGTTCATGCCATGCGTGTATTGGATACTTCCCTGAATTTATGGTACAATTTTTACCAGCTATAAGTTTACAGCGTTCATTAACAATTTACAAACACTTTAATCTGCTGCAACATTTAAATTCGCACCGCCTTATTGCCAAAACCTAATCTTTGTTGTCATGTGTCAAAAAGTGATCATCACCCTGTTGCTTTGCGTAACAGGCTTACTACAAAAAACGGCCGCCCAGCAGGCCTGGCGCATCCTGCCGGGCAAGTCTATCGGGCTCACTTACCTCGGTCAGCCGGCCGATTCCCTTGCTAAAATACTGGGCAATGCTGACGGGGGCGATGCCGCCATGGGCAAGGCGTGGGCCGTGTATTACAATAAAGACGCCCACAAGCATATCCGCGATTCCAGCCGCTTCCTGGCCGTGTACCTCACCCGCGATGAACCTGTAGGCATGCGGGTACGCCAGATCCGCGTGAACACACCTTCTTTCCGCGCCAATAACGATGTGAAAGTAGGCGTTTCGCTGGCCAAGATCCGTGCAAACTTTCCCAACCTGCTGCGCGCGCCGGCATTTACCAGGATACGGTAACGCATACACGCTATTACCTCTACGATGCCGTGCACCAGGGGATAGCTTTTGAGATCAGTGGGACTAACAATGCCTGCACCGCCATTACCGTGCATGATACCACGAAGACCATTGCAGGCACCTATCTTACGGTACCGGGGAATGAACGGATGAAGAAGGTGCAGTAAGGTTGTACAACGTACCGTGTATTTGCTTTAAATAGCAAAAGCCCGTCCTGGCATTACCGGGACGGGCTTTTTTATAGCGCGTTCTAATTAGTGCCTTCTGGTGCCTTTGGGACGGGTGCGGGCGCCAAAGTTATATTCCACGCCGCAGCTGAAGATCCCATCCATACGGGCTACATAACCCGGGTTGCTGACAGACTGGTACTGGAAACGTACGCCCAGGGAGGCCGGGCCTGCCGGGAAGCGGAAGCCTGCATCAAACACAGGGCCATGTGCCTGGATGTTTTCTTTCAGGTAGCCATAATCACCGGAGTTGTAATCATACACTTCAATCTTAGATTGGGTGAGGTGCCAGCCGTAACCGGCGCCTACAAAGAAGCCCCAGCGTTTAAAGGCATCGCGGGTGGCCGCCGCGCCAAAATTGTATTCCACCAGCAAAGGCAGGTCTGCCATATAACCGATCTGGATGTCTGTACCATCATTAGATACAAATTCTCCATCCTGGTTGGTGCTCAGGCTGAGCCCCAGCGTAACATGGGTGGCCAGTGACAGGCTGGAAGTGGGGCTGAACACGGCAAAGTTGAACCGGGGAGAATACGTAAGGCCATAACCATAGTAATGGCCGGCCAGGCTGCTGTCCTGCATCACACCGCCAAAGAAAGTGACACCGGCTGCCTGGGAAAACATCTGCCG
Proteins encoded:
- a CDS encoding AraC family transcriptional regulator, which codes for MATPLILEDAAGMVFLKAKGVPYALYRQQYESSRRSVFLAQHKFIFIIRGEKHLHLPDQDIIVRGNDVLLLKRGQYAMSDCIPDDTYYEALIIFFDDNFLQKFFRQYGAEHAHLQAPPSDHHVVLFTQNPLLHSFREQYKQYFETVLENPEPLLQLKLQELFLLLLAGPQKEAVWSYVKSVVQQQPADIEYIVRHHLLQPLTIEELAQLSGRSLASFKRDFQQRYQCPPKKWINEQRLAHAHMLLNNSNKNVSEIALECGFENVPHFIRIFKTHYGCTPNAVRTKKAIM
- a CDS encoding LD-carboxypeptidase, yielding MNRKHFLSGLFGLGASLPWWPVRAAGQAAHTEAHWPQAAPPLQPALAAGPIPPYLKPGDLIGITCPAGYISRVDIMPAVQLMQQWGFRIRMGKTVDARDYSFGGTDPLRCADLQAMLDDPDIKAIMCARGGYGAARIVDGLDFTKFRRRPKWVIGFSDITVLHCHISRHFSIATLHSKMCNSFPDDFRKAEPIVQETIESIRQALTGQRMHYSADADANNRNGTASGVLTGGNLSMIQSVMATDSEIDTQGKILFLEEVGEYLYSLDRMFNNLQRARKLDNLAGLVIGGFNRLKSDDPGEEFGRTVYDIVMEKVKDKHYPVCFNFPVGHQKNNFALKCGVMHRLQVSPTGVLLDEIE